The Canis aureus isolate CA01 chromosome 9, VMU_Caureus_v.1.0, whole genome shotgun sequence genome has a segment encoding these proteins:
- the LOC144320649 gene encoding putative protein FAM10A4: MVPLPHGHTELVPTPGMGPQPQPHPLPAACQRLWTVDPCKVSKLRVFVKMCKQDPSVLHTEEMRFLREWVESVGGKIPPATHKTKSEDSIKEENTDSKKVEENIKTEESSSEESDLEIDNEGVIEPDIDAPQEMGNENVEITEEMMDQANDKTVAAIDALNDGELQKAIDLYAIKLNPRLAILYAKRASVFIKLQKPNAAIRDCDRAIEINRDSAQTYKWRGKAHRLQGHWEEAAHDLALACKLDYDEDASALLKEVRSTA, translated from the coding sequence atggtgCCCCTTCCACACGGTCACACTGAGCTGGTCCCCACGCCTGGAATGGGGCCGCAGCCTCAGCCGCACCCGCTGCCCGCCGCCTGCCAGCGCCTGTGGACCGTGGACCCCTGCAAAGTGAGCAAGCTTCGGGTCTTCGTGAAAATGTGTAAGCAGGATCCCAGCGTTCTGCACACCGAGGAAATGCGCTTTCTGCGGGAGTGGGTGGAGAGCGTGGGGGGTAAAATACCACCAGCTACTCATAAAACTAAATCAGAAGACAGTatcaaggaagaaaatacagataGTAAGAAGGTGGAGGAAAACATAAAGACAGAAGAATCATCAAGTGAGGAAAGTGATCTAGAAATTGACAATGAAGGTGTAATTGAACCAGATATTGATGCCCCTCAAGAAATGGGAAATGAAAATGTAGAGATAACTGAGGAAATGATGGATCAGGCAAATGATAAAACAGTGGCTGCCATTGATGCCCTAAATGATGGTGAACTACAGAAAGCCATTGACTTGTATGCCATCAAACTGAATCCTCGCTTAGCCATTTTGTATGCCAAGAGAGCCAGTGTCTTCATCAAATTACAGAAGCCAAATGCTGCCATTCGAGACTGTGACAGAGCTATTGAAATAAATCGTGATTCAGCTCAGACTTACAAGTGGCGAGGGAAAGCACACAGACTTCAGGGTCATTGGGAAGAAGCAGCACATGATCTTGCCCTTGCTTGTAAACTGGATTATGATGAAGATGCTAGTGCATTGCTGAAAGAAGTTCGATCCACGGCCTAG